The following proteins come from a genomic window of Fusobacterium sp.:
- a CDS encoding DUF3795 domain-containing protein — protein sequence MIQSRCGILCEECHYKEEVGCKGCINITKPFWGDSCPLKSCCEEKTIEHCGQCDIFPCELLVSFAYDKEQGDEGKRIEQCKCWQI from the coding sequence TGTGAAGAATGCCATTATAAAGAAGAAGTAGGATGCAAAGGATGTATTAATATTACTAAACCTTTCTGGGGTGACAGCTGTCCATTAAAATCATGCTGTGAGGAAAAAACTATTGAACACTGTGGACAATGTGATATATTTCCATGTGAACTTCTTGTATCATTTGCGTATGATAAGGAACAAGGGGATGAAGGAAAGCGTATAGAGCAATGTAAATGCTGGCAAATTTAA